From the genome of Neomonachus schauinslandi chromosome 5, ASM220157v2, whole genome shotgun sequence, one region includes:
- the LOC110577414 gene encoding glycosylation-dependent cell adhesion molecule 1-like, with product MKCFAILLLVSLASTSLAILNEQEDEIHLEPPPTHACKSHVGHLQILATQLIPEKDHVSIENSSEETPISSEELGFEEEAVIKSTRRPKSQKLELLHPIPQEASFRNTTPQSEETTEFTPRTATTPEGTLAELGHKIGKNLDKIMKETMSYLKSLLPHAYEVTRP from the exons ATGAAATGCTTCGCCATCCTGCTGCTGGTCAGCTTAGCTTCCACCTCTCTCGCCATCCTTAATG AGCAAGAAGATGAAATCCACTTGGAGCCTCCGCCCACACATGCCTGTAAGTCTCATGTTGGCCACCTTCAGA TCCTAGCTACTCAGCTGATTCCTGAAAAGGACCATGTCTCCATTGAAAACTCTTCTGAGGAAACTCCCATCTCCAGCGAAGAGCTGGGTTTTGAAGAGGAAGCTGTGATCAAATCTACCAGGAGACCAAAGAGTCAAAAGCTCGAGCTGCTTCACCCCATCCCCCAGGAGGCCAGTTTCAGAAACACTACCCCTCAGTCAGAAGAAACTACGGAATTCACTCCGAGGACTG CAACCACCCCAGAGGGAACACTGGCCGAGCTCGGCCATAAAATCGGGAAGAATCTGgacaaaatcatgaaagagacCATGAGCTATCTGAAAAGCCTACTCCCTCATGCCTATGAAGTCACGAGGCCCTAG